The Bradyrhizobium sp. B097 genome contains the following window.
AACCCTTCTGTACCAGTCGCCGGCAGTGCTTGACCACCGCTCAAGACCGACGCTCTGTGCCTTGTCGCTGATAATTAGGGCTTAGCCGCGACTCCGAGCTAACCTATAACGGAAGCAAAGATTTTTCTCCTAGTGGACTATGTAGCCGGCAAGCTAAAGTCGTAAAGTGCAAAACCGCTGCACGGGAGCGTTCGAGTATGGCATGGCGCGAGGTGTTTAATCCCGGCATTTGCGGGAGCGGGATGAGCTAGAATCGGTCCGCCTGAGAAGTCCGACATTCGCAGAAGCGTTGGTATAGTGTGAGGCCCTCGAGTAATATAGGCGGTGATGAAACCGGCAAGATGAGCTTCGAGCTAACCTTGTCGATCGTAATGGGAGCGCTGGTCGTCGCTTCCTTGATCGTGCCGCTAATGCGCTCGATCTGGCCATTAGTTCAGAGATGCTTGGCCTTGGTCGGCCGATGTTTGCTTGACTAATTGCGCGAAAGTGGCCCTGCTAGTGCGATCGATTACGACGTAACGGTAGAATTTGCCGTCAGCGGTCTGGAGGTCTTGGAATTCTGCTTCGAGGGCCGGCTGCCTTCCTTCCACCAGACGAGGTCTCTCTGTCGCTTACTCAACTACCAATACTAGTAATTGATCAGAATAGCGGAAGCATGCCACCTAACAATCGATGCGGCTAGGCCCTCGAAACGCGATAGGTTCGACATGCAACACCGAACACAAGCTGTTATATGTCCCGATCGATGCGCGGGCTCGTTGCGTGCAGGTTTCGCGTGCGCTTACGTTAGCGCTGAGCGCGCACTATCCCTTCTCGCGAAGCTATATGCTCAACTCTGCAACACCGTTGCCCGGTGCGCCGCTCCCGAACGGCTCTACGCATCGATCCTGCCAACTGTGAGGCCTCTCGGCCACCGCGATGTGGACGACGCTTCACGGACCCAAATCCGTCGAAGTGATCGATCCACCGAACTTCCGGTGCTCGATGAAGGCAATCCCGTTTCGAAAAGCGGGCACATTCGCTCTTATTGGATGCGAGGCGGCAGAGTTGCACGGTATCACCTTCAAACGTTCCTGTTTAGAAACATCCGTAGATGGCCATGGCTTCTTCGCGCTAACGCATGGTTGCCTGGCACCGGCGAGAGCCTCCACATTGAGCTCTTTGGCGAAGCGTTTGGGAAGCTGGCAGCCTAGTCGGGCCTAGCAACTTTTGCGCTGGTGGTGACGCCAATGAACTCGACCAAGCAGGCGGGCACAGTGCGCGAGGATATTCCAACTCGAATGGAGAAACGGTATGGGACGCAATGACGAAATGAAGCTAGGAGTTCTTCTCCTCCCCGCGGGAAACCACGAAGGTGCATGGCGCGATCCCGGCGTCCCAGCGAATGGTTCGGTCGACATAGATTATTATGCTAGCTTGGCGGCACTTGCTGAAGGTGCAGCGTTTCACTTCGTTTTTCTCGCCGATACGCCAAGCATATTTGAACGAAATGACGTAACGATAGCTCGGTCGAGTCGAAACGATGGACTCGAACCACTTACGCTGCTGTCTGCACTTTCAGGGGTGGCACAAAGTATTGGCCTCGTCGCGACGGCGACAACGACGTACCATCAGCCGTATCATCTTGCACGCATGTTCGCGTCACTGGATCACCTGTCGCGCGGACGTGCGGCGTGGAATATTGTTACTTCAGGATTTAAGTTCGAAGCCGAAAATTTCGGCGAAAGCTCACTTCCAGATCATGATGCGCGGTATGCTCGAGCGAGGGAATTCGTAGAAATTGTCACGGGTCTTTGGGATTCGTGGGAAGACGACGCTTTCGTTCGCGACAAGCGCAGTGGTATTTTTGCGGACATCGCGAAGCTGCACTTACTTAAATACCGAGGGGACCACTTATCGGTCAGAGGCCCCCTTAATGTCGCGAGGCCGCCGCAGGGATATCCTGTATTGGTTCAAGCTGGCGCATCCGATACGGGAACAACCTTCGCTGCAGAATTCGCAGAGGTCGTGTTCACCGCAGCCCCCTCCTTGGAAGAGGGCAGACGAAGCTACGCAACTCTCAAAGAGAAAGCGCGCGCACTTGGGCGCGAGGACGATGAGGTGCTCGTCATGCCCGGCATTGTACCGGTCGTTGGCAGAACCAAGCAGGAAGCTTCTGAGAAGCTTGAAAGGCTACAATCGTATGTGCACATTGACGTTCTAACTGGAGTGGCCGATCGTTTGCTGGGGTTTGTTACCGAGCTTCGTTCGATGAATCTCGACTCGTTAGTTCCCGAGTCCTTACCCCAGACCAATTTGATTCAAAGCCGCCAGAAACTGCTCCTCGATCAGGCCATACGGCAGAAATTGACCTGGAGACAACTGATCCGCTACATATCGGATAGTAAGGGACATCTCCTCGTTGTTGGAACACCAGACGAAGTTGCCGACATCATGGTGGATGCGTTTGACCAACGTGCGGCTGACGGATTCAATGTAATGCCGGCAGCCTTTCCGGGTGGACTCGGTGATTTTGTTGACCTTGTTGTTCCTGAATTGCGTCGACGAGGCAAATTCAGGTCCAGATACTCTGGACAAACGCTAAGAGAGAACCTCGGCCTCAAGCGACCGATCAACCGGTTCGCGCGGCAGGCGTGTGCCGTCGCCCCCTGAAATCCGCCCTTGCCGTCCAGAAGCATGGCCTTAGCACGGTCTATAGGTTCTGAGATTGCAAGCCTTTCCGATATATAGATTGATCCGCTGCCGGATTCATGGCTCTTTCGCCGGTCTTGACCTTATGCAGCTGCGCCGCATGATACCTTCGAAAGCAACCGTATGTCCGCCTCTGTCAAATTAGGTTGCTCAGCCTGCACTGCGGTCCGAGGGTTGCTCGGGTCGCCCGAGCTGGTCCTCATTGTAGGAGGCGAGCCGTGGGGGAATAGAGGAAGGCACTTGTGGGAATTCGACATTGCGAATCTGAGGAGCGCAAGGAGTGCCATCATCACACGGTTCGGACTCGGTCTTGCCCTCAAGCAGACCTGACCGACTTCGTTTGCCGCGCACACTGAGGATTCCTTTTGCCGAACTGGCAAGCCAACATACTGGCTCATAGCCCCTCTGATTCGTGAGATTGCAGGAACGCGATAGGTAGCAGACCTTCGAGCCGGGAGCGCCGACCGCGATTACGCTATCACGCCGGGTCCGATTGACACGCATGGCTTCCCATAGCGGGTTTGTGACTGCCGAACTTGGCATCCACCAACGCACCGTAGCTGGGGTACCATTGGTTACAAAGTGACCGCTGCGATGTTGGAGGCTGCCCCGCACCACAACGGACAATAAGGTTACTGCCATTTTGAGCGAACGCAGGAAGTGACCCCAGCGGTCGGAAACGAAACTGGCCGATCAGGTCGCAAGAGTACGCGTGAAAGTCCATCAGTCACTTCCTCCGGCACGCCGCCGAAGTTTGTGAACGCGCTTCGAGCCCGGCGCGAACCAGTCCTTTTGCTTCTCGAACGCACGGACATGCAGCCGCCGCGAAGGCCCGAGCGTCGCCGTGAACACGAATGCTTTGACCTTCACCCCGCCGATCTCGACCAGACGCTCGCCGAAGCGATCTGCAGCTGTCGGCCGGGGGGGCGTCTCGAACCGCTCGTTGCCAGCGCCTCAGCCTTCAGCGCCTAGCGATAGGATTGCATGGCGCGCTGCAGCGTTCGCCGGCTGACCGCCACGCCTTTCTCGGCCAACGGGTTCTGGCGCACCACATCCGCATTGCCGCGATGCCGCGATGCCGAATGGATCCTCGCGCAGCCCTGCCCTAAAGGCCATGGAGTCGTTTCGGGTGCTCAGGAGATTTGAACAGCTTCACCCGCCCGTCGCCACGTAGTCCTTCACCGTGTGATGGCTGCAGTCCAGCTAGCGGGCAATCCGTTTCGGACCCCACCCGCATGCCGCTAGGCGCAACATCTCCGTCACGTCATCCGATGCCTTCCGTGATTCGTTCCCCGTTCATTCACACTCTCCGCGGCTATCCAAGCAGGGGGCAATTCGTCGTGACGCCGAGGGTGCAGTTTCCATGCCCCGTGACAACATCGTACTTTCATTCAGTTGTGCAACATCGAATCGACACTCTCCAGCTGGTTCGATTGCGGCAGATTAGATCGCGGTTTTCGGTCGCCCCCTTCTGCTACAAAGCCAATAAGGCCTTAGGTGACTGACGTTGGACCAGCAATGAATGTAGATACTTTCTCAAGTCCAACTTCCGATCTGATGAAGTTGCTGGGAGCATCGGCTCCTAGCGGAGACGAACAAACATGTCGGCCATTATACAGATGTGTCGCTGATAGGACAGAGAATCGGATGACTCATGTCACGGCTGCCAGTTCTCGCCACGAACCGATGTCTTCTTGCAAAACAGCACACAAAACGTCCAGCCTACCTCGCTGCGGTAAACGATGCACGGGCTCGGTTGAGGCGATGACTGCAACATGATGTGTGCCGACCAGCACCCTCCATGTTCTGGAATGCGTCGTTTGGGTCTAGGTTACATCCAACTCCACTGCGCCGCCCCAACAACCACCGGCGAGAATGCGAAAACTCGCCATTTTAAGGTTTTTCAGCAAACTGCCTAGATACCATAAGGGACTGCCCGGAAGAATTGATGCAGGCGACGAACTTCGGGCCTGTGGCGGCTCGAGCGCTGGCACGGACGTTGCTATTGAAATGCGTCCAGTGAAAGCTACTGCAAGCAGACGCGGAGCGGAAGCGATCAAGGGGTGAGACAGAAGGAAACACACTCTCGGGGCTAAACGGCGCACGGTGAACTGGTCGCGAGTAACCCTGGATGATGCACAATGAGCAACCATTTATTCTATCTTGGGGAAGAGCCGAATGCCCATCGACTATCCTGCTGTACTTAATCTCAAAACCGAAGCTACCCCTTATTCGTGGAGCGATCGTGAGGTGATGTTTTATGCCCTTGGGATCGGCATGGGCTCCGATCCTCTGAACGAAAGAGAACTGCAGTTTGTTAATGACGCATCTGCAATACCCAGGCCGCTGAGAGTCGTTCCGACGTTTGCTTCTGTTTGTGTCTGGGGGGCCTCACCAGGCGCTATCGATCTCAGCCGCATCATGGTCCTTGACGGCGAACGCGACATAATTTTTTACAAACCCATCCCGGTGACCGCCAGCGTTACCGCAGATGCGCGCGTGCGCGGCGTGTACGACAAGGGCAAGGAGAAAGGCGCGATCATTCAGAACGAAGTCGACGTCAGAGATGGCAACGGCCACAAGATCGTTACAATCCTTTCTTCGACCTTTGCGAGAGGCGACGGCGGCTTTGGCGGACCATCGGAGGGAATGCCCGAGCCCCATCAAGTTCCTCGGCGAGCACCAGACAGGTCAGTCGACATTCCGACCCGACCTGACCAAGCCTTGATCTATCGACTATTGGGTGACCGAAATCCATTGCACAGCGATCCGGAGTTTGCGCGTCTGGCCGGTTTTCAAAGGCCCATTCTCCATGGCATGTGCACCTATGGATTCACCTGCCGGGCCGTGTTGCAGACGTACGCCGACTATGATGCATCGGCCTTCCGTCGTCATCGCGCGCGCTTTTCAGCCCCTGTGTTCCCGGGCGAGACAATCACAGTTAATCTTTGGAAGGAGGGCAATTCGATTTCGTTTGAAGCTCATATCCAAGAACGCCAAGTTACTGTCGCCAAGAATGGGCAGACGGTGCTAGGCTGAGCCTTCGACACGCCGTCGGAGTGCCGATTTTACCAATTGGGTATAGCAAGCCGACGGATCATCAGGCTAGGATCCTAACGATCATCATTAGGCATTCGCGAAGTGGCCAAATTGTACCGAGTCACGAGACGCGACTCTGACGCATTGCGGCAGCCGCGAAGAAATTCGTAAGTCGCCCTCGATCGGTGTCACGAGCGCCCATGCAATCGAGCCGCTTCCTGTCGTCCCGGGCGAGCTTGCGTTAGCAACTACACCACATTCAACTGCGTCTGCTTGAAAGTTTGGACCCACGCTCTGCTATGAGGTCAACGGTGACCGCCCCTAGCTTCGACTTGGCCGAGCCGGAGGAGTTCTTTCAGCCGAAGACCTCTTCGATGCGTTTGAGGCAACGCTGGCTGATGTCCCCGAAGTGTGCTAAGCGCTCCTCCTTGCCCGTTTGCTGGTCTTATTCCGGCAGCACTCGCAATATGCGGGTGACTAATCTATTTGGGGGTCGTGCACGAAGTGCGTCGCGTCGTAGGCCTTGTCCGCCGGCCAGAATGATCCGCTTCGAGCGCACGATCATAGCAAGCGCCGGTTGCCGTTCGGCAGTACCGGTCGCTTGGCTCGCCCCCCCAAAGCCGCTAACGCATTACGGTTGTCAGCAGCGCGCAGGCCCATGTAGTTGAGCTTGGCCGGCTGATAGTCACATTCTTTTTTATAGCGAGCCTGCGGACTGGTCGTGTTCGCATGTGTCTCGTCGGATCGCTTCTGCCTGCGGAGATTTACGCTGGCGGATTGCTCTCGTTATCGCTGTCATCCTTCTTCCGGAAGTTCTTGGTCGAAGCCCAGCCTTCAATCAGCGTGCCATCACCAAAGATGGATCGCTCGACAGCAGACGCTTGGCCTTTGACTGCGCCAGAAGTGCGTCTGCCTGCCTCAAGCGGCCGGTCTTTCAGAAAGTGTAAGCGCAGCACCAAGGTCCTTCAGATTGTTTGTGCACAGCTTTGGGAGCGCCGCTAGACTAGAAGAGTCATCCTCAGCAAGAGTCCTCGCAACGGACGACCATTCGGACGACATAAGACGACCGTCGTCGCCGCGTATCGAGGTATATGCTGGCGTTGGTCGAACGCAGTGGCCAGACGATTTGAAGGCACAGATGGTCGTGGAAAGCTTTCGGACGGACGCGATCGTAGCGGATACGGCGAATGGCACGTTCTGGTCAATTGGTGCTACCGGTCTCGGCGGATACGTCATCGTTCGTGCCGTTGGTGTCGGAATCTTCGCGACCGGCCGCTGCGGAGCCGCTACGCTTACGAGAACGTTGGATGCGACCAAACTCATCATGCATTCCAAGCCCTACGGACCGGCTGAACGGAATATCGAACTCCATCAGATGCCGCTCAGAGCGGCTCCTATAGAACGCTTGCGGGAGCATCGTCCGAAGCAGCTTCTTCGGTGGGATAGACCGGCGACCGAAGTTCGTACAGAATTTGCCGAAACTGTGCCCAGAATGTTCGCTCACCGCTACCGTATCATCCCTAACGCATGATCCCCGTAAACCTGAGCCTAAGTCCACACAACTGCCAAGCGAGCCGACCATTCGACCGCCCGGATCACAGGCCCAAGGTAACCGATCCAAGAGAAGTGATGCTACTTCAACAAGCTGCCAGACCATTTGAACACCAAGCAGCGATGGTTATGCATCGAGGGCCGCAATGCATGCAGGCCAGACCCATTCTTTCGCACACCTTCGGTTTCTGGTCCTACATCGGCAACATTATCAGGCTACTGCCGTCAATAGTCACAATGTATTGGTAATTCGCATTCTATCTGCCTCCGATACGCGTTGAACATGCCAAGCCGAAGAGCGAAATCTTAGGCTTTCCGGCTGCCTCTTTCGGAAGGTCTCCGCGATCATCTGTAGTATGGAATTCCAAACTTCGGGGGACACTTGGCTCGGGATGTCATGTCTACCAGACCAATAGTTGACATACCGCTCCTCGCTCATTGATACTGTTTCGGTAGTAGCGAGATAAATGCAGTGTCCCAGGCCGGGATATTGGTTCAAGAGCGCCTCGTATGTTCCCATCTGACCAATGAGTGTAGTACGCGCCCGCCGTAAAGCCGGAGCCACGTCGCGTACCCGATTTTCGATTTCGAGTTGAAACGGATCAGTCTCAAGATCCGCAAGAACGTGCACAATTGTGAAGAATCCGCCAGGTCGCAAGATCCGCATGCTTTCGCGAAGCGCTTCGCGCACGTCCGTCAGATGGAATGACAAGCTGTAGCAAACCCAATCTAGCGAATCGTCGGGTAGGCTCGTGCACTCTCCCGACGCGATAATCCAAGATACGGCTGGATAGGTTGCGCCAAGCCTCTGCCCCACAGCAACCATTTTACTGTCGGGTTCGATTGCATAGCCTGAAAGTCCCATGTCAGCTAAGGCATAGGCGATGGCACCCGTACCCGCACCGATATCCCCGAAGACCGGACTTCCAGTTAGGTACTTTACCCGGTCAACAAGCGTCTCAAGCAGCTGTCGTGAATAGGGTGGAAAGGCCGGATAATACTCCGCTATTTCGGAAAAGCTTCCGAAGGAAGGTCTGTTAGCGACTTTCATCTTTTTCTCCATCGCGTTCATGATTGTTCTGATGCTGCGGCCGCGCCAAAATCGCTTTATCCAAATTTCTGCTTGACGCCCCTGCTCTTACGCGCGGATGCACCCACGCAAGTGATCCATGGCAGGCTGCTCGAGCTCATACCATCGCCGCGACATCCCTCGAGATCAGCTTTTCGGTCTACCTATCTCGCCCTGGCGGGCGCCCAAAGCCTGGGCGCCCCCCATCGTTTGGATTTGAAGAAGCCGCCGAATGATCTCGTTCTGGCATCTATGGATGATCCGCCAGAAATTCGAAGTGAAAGGCGCGCCTTCGGCGAGGTGCTACCATGCGCAGCATAATGTTCGACCTCAACTTCCCTATCTGCTGGCGCGCGCCGATCATGCCGTACTCGTTGTTGAAATCCCCGCTGAAGGAGAGAGAGCCCAAGTTTTGTTTCATCATTGCACAGCATACCATATTTCCTACTCGGAACGCCTTGCCGCTCGGACCGAGTTGCCGGGACATTCGTTGGCGTATTAGGCAAAGCTAGGTTTGCACCCGCAGTCTCCACCATCGCGTTAGAGTCCATTGCTTACCTCATTGAGAAGGCAGATGCCGAAGGCAGAGCTCAACGAGATTCTGGATGTCGCAAACGAGTGCACCGATCACCGCCACGACAACCAGCAGATTGCGATTTATCCCGACCTCTTTCCAAGTGACTATGAGCTAAGCCGGTCTTTATGGATGACAGGATGGATGACGGGGCCTGAGCTCTTCAACCAATACTTGACATGTCGCGGCAAGCCAGATCAATTGCCAACCTTGGTAGTTGACGCGTTGCAAGATACTACTTCTGAAAGCCGCTCCGGGGCCAGCCCCATCTTTTCAGCGACCGCAGCGCGTCTTCGGGCCACGACGCACCGGCAGCACAGATCGCCGTCCAGACTCCAATCAATTTCCGGTTCCGAAGCGCGACCTAGGCAGCGCCGGTCCTAATGCTCGACTTCGTCGCAAACGGCTGGGATAGCTCTGATCGATCGCGATACCGTCGCGGTGTCGAGACCGGCGCTTCATGGTAGGTTGCGCCAATATTCCTATCAGCGGCAGCTTTTGGATGCTGTAAAGTACGCATACGACGAAGGCCGCCAGATTGGCACATGCGCGTGAGAGCGGCGAGTTCTATGATGGCTGGTCGTTGCGTGAGGGTCAGGCGGCCTGCTGATCTGTGGGTTTGTCGGCTTTGCGCAGGAGCTTCCATTCCCATATGTGGACGGCTCCCACTTGCAAGCTTTTTTGCAGATATTTTTGATCG
Protein-coding sequences here:
- a CDS encoding LLM class flavin-dependent oxidoreductase; the encoded protein is MGRNDEMKLGVLLLPAGNHEGAWRDPGVPANGSVDIDYYASLAALAEGAAFHFVFLADTPSIFERNDVTIARSSRNDGLEPLTLLSALSGVAQSIGLVATATTTYHQPYHLARMFASLDHLSRGRAAWNIVTSGFKFEAENFGESSLPDHDARYARAREFVEIVTGLWDSWEDDAFVRDKRSGIFADIAKLHLLKYRGDHLSVRGPLNVARPPQGYPVLVQAGASDTGTTFAAEFAEVVFTAAPSLEEGRRSYATLKEKARALGREDDEVLVMPGIVPVVGRTKQEASEKLERLQSYVHIDVLTGVADRLLGFVTELRSMNLDSLVPESLPQTNLIQSRQKLLLDQAIRQKLTWRQLIRYISDSKGHLLVVGTPDEVADIMVDAFDQRAADGFNVMPAAFPGGLGDFVDLVVPELRRRGKFRSRYSGQTLRENLGLKRPINRFARQACAVAP
- a CDS encoding MaoC/PaaZ C-terminal domain-containing protein, producing MPIDYPAVLNLKTEATPYSWSDREVMFYALGIGMGSDPLNERELQFVNDASAIPRPLRVVPTFASVCVWGASPGAIDLSRIMVLDGERDIIFYKPIPVTASVTADARVRGVYDKGKEKGAIIQNEVDVRDGNGHKIVTILSSTFARGDGGFGGPSEGMPEPHQVPRRAPDRSVDIPTRPDQALIYRLLGDRNPLHSDPEFARLAGFQRPILHGMCTYGFTCRAVLQTYADYDASAFRRHRARFSAPVFPGETITVNLWKEGNSISFEAHIQERQVTVAKNGQTVLG
- a CDS encoding class I SAM-dependent methyltransferase yields the protein MNAMEKKMKVANRPSFGSFSEIAEYYPAFPPYSRQLLETLVDRVKYLTGSPVFGDIGAGTGAIAYALADMGLSGYAIEPDSKMVAVGQRLGATYPAVSWIIASGECTSLPDDSLDWVCYSLSFHLTDVREALRESMRILRPGGFFTIVHVLADLETDPFQLEIENRVRDVAPALRRARTTLIGQMGTYEALLNQYPGLGHCIYLATTETVSMSEERYVNYWSGRHDIPSQVSPEVWNSILQMIAETFRKRQPESLRFRSSAWHVQRVSEADRMRITNTL